DNA sequence from the Quercus lobata isolate SW786 unplaced genomic scaffold, ValleyOak3.0 Primary Assembly Scq3eQI_73, whole genome shotgun sequence genome:
ATCAAcgttaacaaatttaaaaggtGGTCACAATAATAATATCCTCTAAAAATTTTATCTCATATAGTAGTTATATATTTAACGTCCCTCTCATAGAAAAGGATTTTATATGAAACTGCCAACACATCTGTAAAAAGATTGTTATATATAATACCAGTGAACTAGGATCCTATGATATGAGGGAGGTGAAAAAAGAGAGGCTCACATGTGGCATCCAACTTAGATAATTGATCCTAATCTTTAGTTGCCTACCACAAAATCCATCTTTAGATCTTGGAATCTAAAGAATCAGGTTGGTATTCAATAAAGTTTCACGATCAAACAATTGGCACAAAACATATCTGAAGCAATAATTTAAGTTGAaataacaaagaagaaaatgctAATTAGAAAATTAATGGATTGACCGATATCTCATTTCTCAATGGCTCAAGTCTTTTTCAACAccccctctctctttttgttgtagataagcttttccttttgttttgtttttaaagttcTTGAATGTTGTCAATAGGTTTAGGCCTAAGCAAGTGGACAAATATAAGAGTGAAAGAAAAATCTAACTGTATCCTCAAAGATTTCAAGGCATACAAAAGTTAAATTTCATAAATGACAAGTAGGAAGAAAACTATCACAAGGATGACATATTCCTAGTAATCTTATAACTTATAACTTGTATGGTAACTATTGAATagaaatcttctttttttatgagataTTGAATAGAAATCTTTGTCCCAGTTGTTTGTATTTCACTTTTGCTTTATCACTCATATAACTTTCTGCTTGTCTTaactttttttcccattttaaacattggttattttatagaatagaaaaaagaaaaacaaaaatcaaaaaacaagtATATGAAAATTGTGATTGTTTGACTctaaagtaaaatataaaaagtgagacaatttttttcggtgaataataatattttttccccAGTTTGTTCAAAAAGAGCATCTTTAACATGATTTAGGTTTTATTAAAGACCATGCTCGTTGATAAAAATAagatgtttttgagtttttcccatttttaaatgtatatatgatttatggctaattaagaaaacaaaaacaaattaacaagaaaattcaacatatttatatttttttctatcaaaaaaaaaagcatatgtATATTTTGGTGAGTCCTGGCCGCTTTTGGTCACTATCACTTTTTGGTCACTTTCACATGTTCGCCAACTAAACCAaccaatatatatttatttagataacttataatatatattttagtgcTTATAACTTACTAATGAAGGCCGAGAGTTTTATAGCTCAAGTAGCTCAAGGACATTTTGGTTCCAAACATATTTGGAGTCTTGGATTCCAACCATTAATAAGAATATGACATTTGTAATTATTATGAGTAATGCATTGTGCGTAACAGAGcacatatcatttttttataggtaattcAAGTCCAAAGCTCCAAACATATTTAGAGCCAAACATTTTCCATATTTCAGGGTTCAAATTCCCTCTATTCCATTGttgtaagaacaaaatttgactaTCAATTAGTTTATAGTCAATGGTTACAACTCCcactaattgaattttaatatgaTTAACGTAAAATTATAACCCCAAACTCTAATTTCTTTTCTCTGCAAACCCTAACTTGGACCCTCCCTATTTTTCCCTCCAAGGCCAAGGTGAGTCCCTTCTCTCTCTATCACTCTAATTTCTGGGTTTAATTTTGAGTTTCACATTTTATTCTGTTTGGGTTTGTTATTGTTTCTCTAATATGATTATATGCTTCTTgatcttaatttattttctaaccGATTGTAGGCACTTTCGGtcggtacaatgtgatttgtgtttgtttgtggatCAACTTTGGTTGCAAAAGCAAAATGGCAAATCCAAAACCCTCGGTGCATTGTAAGAATTTCCCCTCGACGTTAAGTTAACCTAACCCAACTCATATGaaccctaacaatatcattattaTCATTACGCAAATAAACAATGGATTCTGCactaataattaagaaaaaaagtaacgatggatattatatattattcaCTATGAAGATTAGGAAGACCATTGATCATTCTCAATTAGTGGGCAAATTAAGAGGAGAGCCTACCAACAATTGCCACTCACATACGCGTGGTATATGTATGGCTCTTGAGGTGTCACCTTGTGTTATTTAGTCATGTGCGCACTTAGGCTTTGGTCCTTTTTGGAAGTTAAAGGCGGCGATACAAACTTGTCAAGATCGAAATgatttatttgatatataaaaagttaaaagtagCAAGAATAAAACCCGATGCAATTGTAGCAAGAACACCAACATGGAATAGAGAGTCACATCGATATCCTTGATAATTCTCCACTTGATTCTGTCTCATAATTCGTTTTATCCGACAAAAAAATGCTTTCTTTTGATTAATCTGGAGTAAAAGTTAGGACAAGTAAATTTTATCACGATGTGAATTGTTCACAACGACTTCTAGTTGAAGTCCACTCTTAATTGGCTCAGCCTGTTGGGAATTTATCCACAAATAACttcatttcttttgaattttctagatgtgaaaattataaaatatatatttcttattataaaattttgatattccTTGTCAAAGAATAATGCTGTGCTTCTTATCCACCAAGAAAAAGGAATTGGAACTTAAAATACTATAACGTTGTGTTTAGATGTGGCATTTGTAGCTGGAATTTGAGATAGATCcatcatgtttaaatttcattaGCCATAAATTCTGAGTTTGACCATAGCAGGATAAGGACATTCAAAATTCTGCGAAAATTTTGAGGCAGAATTTGTAAAGCCAAAATTCTGGCTGCAAAATCCACCTATTGATCTGTTGAGGTgtcttttttcaatttaatttggTCCTCTGTTATGGTCCGTGAACTTGCCACCGTTGGAAGTCCTATATATGCTCCCAAAGAAGTACTTTTTTTgacaatcttcatcttcatcaaaTGGTCCTCGATGGGTAATCTTTGCTGCAAGATCTTAACGATGGAGACCATCTTGAAAGTCGCTACTCCCGTCACAGATGGGAACCCAGCCCCAACAAATTGAACCCCATAGTAGTTGTATTGTGAATCACAGTCGTTTCACAATACCACTGAGATTTCATGGCTCCTCTCGTAGATGAACCCCCGATCAACAAAGGCATAACCAGGGATGACAACTAGGGTAACGATTTTAACCCACGGCTACATACTCTTAGGATTAGGATAAGACCCTTATCATAAGTGTAACGATGAACTCTTCTCTTTGTTTGAGGCTTTTTGATACTCTTAGGCCAACCATGGCCAGGATAGTGGCTACTTACCATAGGATTAGGGTTGTAGAGCTTCGAATGGCACACTATAGATGCTACATTGTCTTGTACTattaagcttttcttttttttttttttctttttttttttttgctctagTCTTGTACTCCATGCTTAAGCCTATTGGGTATGCTCGACCATTGAGTTCGGTGGCTAGGGTTAACAAAACTGGTGATTAAGCGTCTTTTTTCACAAAGTGGCATCTAGGGTCTTTTTTAGTATTACCTTAGATTAATGCCATTGTGACCCATATAAGATGTGGAATGGTTGATTCTGAGTGTgagtttggattgaaataaaaaattaaaattattttattattcagtttattttagTTACTATTCATGGACCCCACTGTacttttttgatattattcatagacctcactgtattatttcaactaatttttatctttatttacagtacttttagcaatcaattttcagtttcagcaaaataagcggtatccaaacatacTCTCAGAGTgtaaatcaaactttttgatatATGATCGATTGCAATAAGGATTCAAACTCAAGAAAAATTTCAAGGGACAAGGCTTTAAAAGCAAATGCCACAATTTCCCGGATCCCTTCCTAAAATAATAGTTTAGGTTGGTAGATAGGTCACCTTAGCCTCATCCTTTCCTCCTACTTGTCCTTGGTTACTCCTAAGCCAAAGAGATTGGTTGATCTAGTCCATGCCACTCCATTAGATTGTCCATCTAATAGGGTACATTAGATAAGTCACCTAATTAGATGTCCAATGCGTTAGAAGAAGTCCATGCTCTTATCCACACTAGTAAAACTTGTTATAGTGGAGAGGGATGGTGTTTTGCACTCCATAGGCCCCGTACAAAAATACAAACGAATTTCAATATAGGTACTCATTTTCATTGTTGACAACAAAATTTCATGTAACTGGTCCGACTAAGGGTGGGTCATGTCTATTCACTATACTATTTTTGTATAAGACCTGCCCACCAATAAGCCTACTAGTGTTAGACCAGTCAGGTGTACATCCACATCGAAGATCAAGTCGAGGTATCCAAAATCTGATTGCATGGATGAACCGTGTAACTAACGTGACCCGTGCCTAACAAGTAACCAGCATGGAACAAAATACTATTATATATTCTAAACTGCTGCAATTGAAATGCAACAAGTGCCCAAAGGCCAAAAGGTGAAGTGACTTCATTGAATGATTGCATcaatttgcttcttcttttttttaattttgattttcaaattatatctTCAATTTCAATTATGTAAAACAGCCAAactatttgttaaaaaaattgacgttctttgttttaaatatttgtatCCTTTCATGTTCCTTTGGTTCACATGTGAAGTGCAGAGTAGTTCTCAGTTTATCTTCCAGGCTTTCACGTGAAGTGCAATGAATTTTCCAGGATTTCACCAATTATATGCAACATGCTTGCTGAACAAAAGTAATGGAGTAGTGAAAAGACTTGCAGACTGATTTGTCATTATAATGGCATTCCAAGTTATCATTTTAAGTTCcaataaaattttgggatttatCTTCAACCCACTAAATTTGTAGAATTGGAGAAAAGATCGATTGATTGTGCGTTGCAGTGTACTAAATgtaattatatatgtgtgtacttttttcttttctttttttgaggaagatATATATGtgtacttaaaaaagaaaactttatcATTAAATAACAGGAAAGTGTTAATTTGATTATGATTGAAAgagtttttttcccctctttcctaaaaaaaaataattatcactcCGCACTAAAAGATAGATTACCCAAAAGGGtcttgtcattaaaaaaatttgagtcaAATTAACAGCTACTCTTTGAGCAATTATTAATAGATAGCCTTAGGACACTGattaagaatccaattaaagaaaatttttatgggaaaagaaaaaaaggcaattaatgttttgacaacttttttcattttccataaaaataatgtcaaaactttctttaactgaaTTCTTAATCAATGCCCTAAGAGCACTCGCATTTCCCTTGTttaataaatcatatttaaaaagttttatcaCTACTTTCAtgacaaatttaaaaaactatcagaaaaattaattgttttatcattttcctataaaatatttctaaaaataattgctAAACCAACACCATTGGAGCATTCATTAacattttccccaaaaaaaaacctttaccTTAACTTTTTCAGCACATTTTAAAACATGCCTTACATATTTATTATGGTATTACATTATACATATTCAGCACATTATAAAACATGCCTCTTAgattactctaaaaaaaaaaggaaaacattcCTTTTAGGTCACTCAATAAAAAAaccaagggaaaaaaaaaaggaaaataatttaaGAAGCTTATAGTGGATAATTATTTAAATGGTGGAATTTATAGTTTGCATTTAagttgatttattattttttggtgacACATAGCAAGAAGATTGATTTGTAGTTTGTACCAATAGTTATCTCCAAATTGTCATTACTTGCAAATTTACAATTCTCTAACTATTAAATCCTATGATCCtcggggtttttttttttttttttctgtatttaTAACGGTCACTCTTCTTGTTTAATAAATCAAGTTGTTTGATATATgactaatttttatatttatgaataTGAAATCATGGAGTTTGGAGGAGGCATGattaatttgtttgattttagtAATTAGTTTTGGCACTAAtaagagaaattattatttacaccGGGAGGACTGCTGATATGGTCCTCCCTAACCAATAAGATGATGTCATCTATGTAAATATATGTGTAAGTTTACTAATCAgcacaagaaataaaaaataaaaattaccagaTGATGtcatatttgtatatataacaatattttattgGTTGGATGGTCAGGGAGGACCATATCAGTAGTCTTCTTgatggacctaataatttctccacTAATAGTGACAAAAGTAAAATTTAGtcctttaattttagtaatcGTGGTTTATGTTTAATACTATGCTATCCTTTAAAATCTAGCATTAATGactctatatatattatggtATTACATTACACATAATTAGGAAAGATATTTAGATATATAGTTAGATGTCAATGAAATATATTTGgaagttttaatatatatatatatatatatataatggtatTACATTACACATATTCTTAGGTTACTCTAGAAAAGGAATAACACATTCCTTTTAGGTCACTCAATAAAAAATACcgaggaaaacaaaaaaggaaaattgtaTATGGAGACTATAGTGGGTAATCATTAAAATGGTGGAATTTATAGTGTGCAAAAATATAACAAGTTcctatccaaaaataaataaataattttttttttttagaatcaaaataaataaataaaaagtaattaatgaCCACAGAAATGACACtttaatttcttataataaaaaaataaaaaaaagaccaCCACACACCTTTCCTTTGGTacgatggtcactctacaagtatataagtgtttgtggggtgtgaggGGTAAAAGCCGGGATTCAACTCattcaagtctctagaagggagcttcacacacatatacagtTAGATTAAGGGTGAGTTTGTTTTGTCTTCAAACCACTTCCAGAAATGCTTTTCCGTAAAAGTGGGTGTTTGGTTGTTACTAAAAATTGGGTCAAACTAAATGTTTTCAATGTTGACTGTAAAATAAGGGCAACGGggcgtaaaatattttccgttgttattttcacttcaaaccatttccgaAGACGtgcaaagagagaaagagagagagaaaggactCACAAACGtgcaaacagagagagagagagagagagagagagagagagagagagagagagagagagagagagagagagagagagagagagtcacgcCGTTGAACCCACGATCATGCCGGTCAGATCGCCGTCCTCGTCCCCTCCATGCGACGGTGAATGCTCTGTTCATCCCACTCCGGCAAAAGAAGACCCATCCCACTCCACTAACCCATTCTTCATCGTCACTGACCCAGTGAACGACCCACCCCTGAGCCAATCAGACAACCATGAGCAACCCACCCCTAAGCTGACCCAGTGAACGACCCACTCTGCCGACCCATTCCTCATCGTCACATAGCACTGTTTgtttcgatctctctctctctctctgtcactTAAGTCCCTCTCTCACGATTGATCttgggattttgatttttttgttttgatttttgtttctttaattgtttatatatcTTGATTCTCtgtaataatatttgtttggatactaagaaaatgtgagaaacatgataaaaatggattttttagagcattttcaagaacacaaccaaacactagaaaatattttccaaagcattttttggaatgcaatcaaacacttgaaaatattttcctttcccgaaaatattttcacctgaaaatattttacaatcggaaaatattttacattcaaccaaacgcagcctaaactaaagtagaatttttatcttatatcaaaaaaaaaaaaaaaaaattgacacttttaatggttctcaaaaaaaaaaaaaatggttttgccTTTTTAGCATAATATCAGcatattctaatttaaacttgtCCGATAGGAAATATTAGCCTTTGGAATCTCGAGAaggttgattttatttttttcaaaaataaaatctcttgTACGGCTGTACGCTAACGAACCTTAAAATAGAATTCTGCAACGAATATCCTTATGGAAAAATTAACTTTTGTGTTAAGagatttgttattattaatttggaATACCACATCATTTAAATCCTGACctataattttaaagaaattgtagtaatgagttcaaattataacCTTTAATCAGTAACAATttaccatttaaaatttgtcgtgaaaatattatgaacataatctatactactatttaaggggcttcccctgtttggattccttaatttttatgtccaaaatagcCTCAAATTCATCTGTTTCTAAGGCTTAAATTATAAGattagacatgtaaaattagtaatttaaaaactcctaatttttagctaaaaaaaaacagttttttctCCCACTTCTCCATTTCTCTCTCACGTtagttttccactttttttttttttttgataactttccactttttattttgattgaacgtttccaactttttaaattaacaaaatcatttttcccctttttaaaACTGATTAGATTTACCATGTTTCACTCCTAAAAAATTGCTTTTAATTTGCCAACCACGTTTTCCACTTATACAATTACTaagctcaatttttttttttcccttttacaACAAATTGTAAACCAAATTCAttgtaaaatgcatttttcatCGGTTCCTTTTCAGTTTCTTTGCAGTTCACACTTTCtccattttttatataaacaaatgcactttcttctcatcttttatttatccagtatctatatatattttgtttttaggtgGAGAGAAGAAGAGGCTGCCAAAAAGAGATTTGGCCAGTGGGGAGAGAAAGCAAATCTTGGCCATTCTTCTTTTCTATTGCCACTCTAGAGTCTAGATCTAGAGCCATTCCGAATCCACTCATCTACTTGACTTTGGTAATTGGTAATATCCTCCCACCAAacaacctcttttttttttttcttttttttttcagtctctTTAATATCtatttgcttttaattttgtggtactggttcttttttttaaaatattttctctaattgTTTCACTTTGGTGCGAATTCTTTTTCAAAGTATGgaaatgataatatttgtatctctttttttgtttttgtggttaTCGGTTTGAAATTATTGACTAATTAGTTGATATTGTATATTATAGATGATAAAGGCATTCCCTAATTATTTTAAGTGGTGTTCTCTCTCCCtcctattctttttcttcttcacgtttgattgttcttcatttttttttcttttatgtttctgCATTTCATAATTTGGGGAATGTGGTGAGTTGTGTCCGTTGCTTTTGTGGTTAAATACGTGTTGTAGgtgtttgtaaaaaatatttggtttGCAAACgtctaaaatttttcttattatttctcaGGTGAGTGACCCATTTTTAAAATGAAGCCAACGTTGTCTCCAAAGATGTTGAGCCCGGGCAGTGTTGTAGTTGATCATCAACGACATAGTTGTTAGCATTAATAGCGGTGAGAGAGATGGAAGGGAGTCAGTGATGAGCTATAGTCATAGTAGATAGttcttagtttttaaaatttatgttaatttttcaatttaaatttgtaCTACTATGAGCATTCAGTTTAGTTCTCAGAGTTACTATTACTCcatttggaatttggaagtttgattgattatttgattttgCTATGAAATTcaaggcatatatatatatatatatatatatatttggttgcACCTACAGTTTAACCATGGTTGTTGATCTATTATTTGCACGTAGAGAAGATGATTTTTTCAACTACACAGATAAAGATtaggatttgaaatcaaaatgtgTCACAACAcaactttttaagaatattataacaatataaaatcaaaatataagagagtaatattacttttaaatattaagaaaaagatagaaattatgTTAATCACCCTAATTTTACTATGTCTAAGTTAATTGCCCAAATATTtaccttaaattaaaaaaaaaaaaaaaccatattatTGGACAAATGCATAAACCTCAAATTGGGATGAATGGAAAATAATgacaataagttttttttaaaaaaaactagcctctgagcacgtgcTCACGCGCGTGcccagaggctcttctattttttaggtAATGGTTAATTTAGAACAtgtattataatttgggattactatattttccaatcacaaaaaaatctaggggtgtgatgaaaaattatttctccacacatgatactcatcacacccctaggttttttttatgattgaaaaatgtaataatctcaaattataataaatgctctaaattaaccattacccaaaaaatagaagagcctctggacacgcgcgtgagcgcgtgctcagaggctagtattttttgtaattttattgtaCCACAAGAAAATAGTGAGTTCCTTCACCACAGATCTCTTCAAAACCTACCCACTATCCCACTGCTTTCTCTCTTATAGAAAGCCACTATGTTCCCCCACGTCTTAGTATTACCACAAATTTCCGCCACCTGCAATAACTGCCCTTGTATTTCTCTTCCATAAACTAGAGATAagtaacaattaaaaataaaaaataaaaataaaacctacttaaactttttattttattattgtgaCTAGTAATCACAAACAAAACAGTAGGTACAACTGGTTCCAACAATTCCTAATTAACTCTCATCCTAATCCATACTGGTCTTTCTTTAATAAAAGATCAAAGTCCATTACTCACTAAACTAGATGTTATAAAAGACATCTCCATGGCAagttacttttttatatatttaacaaGCAACTATTTATAGTTTAATTAACACCTCCTAATTTTCAATACAAAATCTAcggatatatatacatataaagaaAGCAATTATTTTACGTGCAAACctatataaaatagtttattttatttaaaatgctTATTATTTACAAATACAGATGTACCTGTAGCACATCTATAAAAAGTgaggcttaaaaaaaaactattggtCCTAAAAAGGTgactaatttctaattttaaacttaattaaattaGGCATAATTGAGAAGTGTCACTAGAAGCATcatagtaatttttgtttttttataattataaataagcATCATAGTCATTTCATTGTCCTTTGTCTAGTCGGTGTAATCATTTCTGTCGGCTTTCTCACGAATGCCATGCAAGACTACCTCCCTGACCTTATATAAGACTCCAGATACagttcatctggagacacaacAAGAAAGAACAAGAGGAATTCCAAAACAAATGAAGATCCATAAATTTACATGTTTCATTCTTCCTCTCATCCTTTTCATTACCATCGGTCATTCTCAtgcaaaacaaacacaacccaTCTCAGAATCCCTCACAATTGACCATTTCCTCAACAAAATTTATGAATGTAGGAATACTCAGCaaacaaaattccaagaaaCCCAACTAAAATTCGCATCTCCTATGGTTATAGCTGGTGTTCTTTCCTTCATAGCTTCCTCTATATCTAGTGCAGGCGggattggtggtggtgggctTTTCATACCAATTTTAACTGTTGTGGCAGGCCTAGACCTCAAGACAGCCTCAAGTTTCTCAGCTTTTATGGTCACAGGTGGGTCAATTGCAAATGTTATGTGCAACCTGTGCACCACTAGACCCAAGTTTGGTGGCAAAACTTTGATTGACTTTGATATAGCACTTTTATCAGAGCCATGTATGTTGTTAGGAGTTAGTATAGGAGTTAATTGCAACCTTGTCTTTCCAGAATGGCTTATTACCATCCTGTTTGCTACTTTTCTTGCTTGGACTACCTCAAAGACTTGTAAAAATGGTTTGTCGCATTGGAAAATGGAATCTGAAGAGCTAAGGAGAAATCGTGgtgaaaatttggaaaatggGTCGGTTGAAGATGGGACTTCTGATAGTACTAAAGAACCTCTTTTGGGTATGAAAGAAGATGGCAAGTCGAGGCTTCCATGGACGAAAATTGGGATCTTAGTTTTGGTCTGGTTTTCCTTCttcattctttatcttcttcgTGGCAATCGGTATGGACAGGTAAGGCTAACAATAATTTCATTGAATtccatttttttagtttaatttactTTGCATATTGAGATAAAATTTGATGATTAGAAATCTATGCTCCATTTCAAACCtttttttaacttaataaaAGTACTACTTGCAACCTGATGACTTcactttatattattattttgcaatGTCAAGTGGTGGACCATTATATATGTTACTTTTGCTAAGTGATGTGTAGCtattgtgctttttttttaagtaaatctAGAGGTACAATCCTATCAATAGAATTGCATCCATGTAGTTTGGGAATTCCCACTAGCTTCGTGGTCCCTTGGTTTCAAAAACCATCCTTCACAAGGGAAATTGCATTTTGGGTCtcttacaatattttattttgttgtaacTTGCAACTATCTTTAAGTTAGGTTTTTCTCTACAAAGCTTAATTCAAGTTATATCTAGTTCAAAGTGTATCTGTGAAATGTTAATATATATGGTCCATAGGgaacttttcaaaataaagtatatgtagggtctatttggataccgcttatggttgaaaactgaaaactaaaaactaaaaacattgtaacaaaataatttttaaatgtgtgaatagtgtagTGGGACctagttttaatgaaaattttgctgaaTTAGATAACTTGTGAGTTCTGTAAACAATACATGGGACCCACTAACGGAGACGCAAACACGCTGAAATGAAATTTCAGCGCAATCCAAACTCTCTCAATAGCAAAAGTCTCTTTCTCTAAACCAATAgaatagaaaaggaaaacaaattatttgatattttagtCAGAAGAGGATCAGCTTTAGGATATGCACACCCAAAAAGTGAGAATAGCTGTCTacttctttgtgttttttttttttcaactagaATATCAATTATGACGACAAATCATTGATTAAATAAACTATTGAATTGATTTGTGATCTTTCTGGctctaaaaatatcaaaatcattGATTTGTGCAAAGGTTCAAAAACCACATCCTAATTTTATATGCATAAGTTCATATATGACACACTGGTGGTGAATCTGGTGACTGTTacttattttttcccttttttcctttttctatttatgTGATTTACTTGTTGATAAACATATAGTAAggattctaaatttttttttgtcctagCACTCTCAACATGTGACCCTTTGAAATATGTGCAGGGTATAATACAAATAGAGCCTTGTGGAGTGCTTTACTGGGTTATCTCATCATTGCAAATACCCTTAGCTTTGATTTTCACAGCATGGA
Encoded proteins:
- the LOC115972795 gene encoding sulfite exporter TauE/SafE family protein 2-like is translated as MPCKTTSLTLYKTPDTVHLETQQERTRGIPKQMKIHKFTCFILPLILFITIGHSHAKQTQPISESLTIDHFLNKIYECRNTQQTKFQETQLKFASPMVIAGVLSFIASSISSAGGIGGGGLFIPILTVVAGLDLKTASSFSAFMVTGGSIANVMCNLCTTRPKFGGKTLIDFDIALLSEPCMLLGVSIGVNCNLVFPEWLITILFATFLAWTTSKTCKNGLSHWKMESEELRRNRGENLENGSVEDGTSDSTKEPLLGMKEDGKSRLPWTKIGILVLVWFSFFILYLLRGNRYGQGIIQIEPCGVLYWVISSLQIPLALIFTAWILCKKESNQHQTSNDKEEDLIRDGPSNKMIFPLMASLAGMLGGVFGIGGGMLISPLLLQVGITPEVTAATCSFMVFFSATMSSFQYVLLGMEQTDIALILAIVCFVASLLGLVVVQRAIQEYGRASLIVFSVSIVMALSTVLMTSFGALDVWRDYISGKYMGFKLPC